A window of Littorina saxatilis isolate snail1 linkage group LG7, US_GU_Lsax_2.0, whole genome shotgun sequence contains these coding sequences:
- the LOC138970128 gene encoding uncharacterized protein, protein LTLSLSLSLPFSLTLSLYLSLSYTPERLADCSEEMADDDDDQLLSADKRGRGVDAWSICPPHMTDVDCFYAYLRVYARLRKAAEASDRVSMRNIGKRGQSAMTSTSLSESDRARTKLKLVKLCPDGMSPAGCFQLTKRVYQQVLSNLQDAALKTPM, encoded by the exons ctcactctctctctctctctctctctccctttctctctcactctctctctctatctatctctctcataT ACACCTGAGAGATTGGCTGATTGTTCTG AGGAAATGGCGGACGATGACGACGACCAACTCCTGTCGGCGGACAAGCGAGGGCGAGGGGTGGACGCCTGGTCAATCTGTCCTCCTCATATGACGGACGTCGACTGTTTCTACGCCTACCTCAGAGTCTACGCTCGCCTCCGGAAAGCCGCCGAGGCGTCGGACCGAGTTTCCATGCGCAATATCGGAAAACGAGGCCAGTCTGCGATGACGTCGACATCACTCTCCGAGTCTGACCGAGCGCGCACGAAGCTGAAACTCGTCAAGCTGTGTCCAGATGGCATGTCGCCCGCTGGTTGCTTCCAACTCACTAAACGTGTTTACCAGCAAGTGCTGTCGAACCTGCAGGACGCAGCGTTGAAAACCCCGATGTAG